In one Rutidosis leptorrhynchoides isolate AG116_Rl617_1_P2 chromosome 8, CSIRO_AGI_Rlap_v1, whole genome shotgun sequence genomic region, the following are encoded:
- the LOC139861256 gene encoding putative MO25-like protein At5g47540, producing the protein MKGLFKSKPKTPVDLVRQTRDLLIFIDRNSETRETKREEKFAELGKLLRELKQILYGNSEAEPVSEACAQLTQEFFRENTLRLLIICLPKLNLEARKDATQVVANLQRQQVQSRLIACDYLEANIDLMDILVSGYEDTDMALHYGAMLRECIRHQSVARYVLESEHTKKFFDFIQLPNFDISADAAATFKELMTRHKSTVAEFLSKNYDWFFAEYNGKLLESPNYITRRQAIKLLGDMLLDRSNSAVMTRYVSSRDNLRILMNLLRESSKSIQIEAFHVFKLFAANQNKPADIVGILVANRSKLLRLFADFKPDKEDEQFEADKAQVVREIAGLEPRD; encoded by the exons ATGAAAGGTCTGTTCAAGTCAAAACCTAAGACACCGGTTGACCTCGTCCGTCAAACTCGCGATCTTCTCATCTTCATCGATCGCAATTCCGAAACTCGTGAAACCAAACGCGAAGAAAAG TTTGCAGAGTTGGGAAAGCTTCTTCGTGAGCTAAAACAAATCCTATATGGGAACAGTGAAGCTGAGCCGGTTTCGGAAGCTTGTGCGCAACTGACTCAGGAGTTCTTTAGGGAAAATACACTCCGTTTGTTAATAATATGTCTTCCAAAGCTTAACTTAGAG GCTCGTAAGGATGCTACTCAGGTTGTTGCCAACCTGCAACGCCAGCAAGTACAATCACGTTTGATTGCATGCGACTATTTGGAGGCAAATATCGATCTTATGGATATCTTGGTCTCAGG CTATGAGGACACAGATATGGCGTTACATTATGGTGCAATGCTTAGGGAATGTATACGTCATCAAAGTGTTGCTAG GTACGTATTGGAGTCGGAGCATACTAAGAAGTTCTTTGATTTTATTCAACTTCCAAATTTTGATATTTCTGCTGACGCAGCTGCAACATTTAAG GAGCTCATGACTCGACACAAGTCTACCGTGGCAGAGTTTTTGTCCAAAAACTATGATTGG TTTTTTGCAGAGTATAACGGAAAGCTTCTTGAGTCTCCTAATTACATAACCAGAAGACAAGCCATCAAG TTATTGGGAGATATGCTGCTGGATCGTTCAAATTCCGCAGTAATGACTCGATATGTTAGTTCAAGGGACAATTTGAGAATATTGATGAATCTACTCAGA GAGTCGAGCAAGAGCATTCAAATAGAAGCATTTCATGTCTTTAAG TTATTTGCAGCCAATCAAAACAAACCAGCAGATATTGTTGGCATACTTGTTGCAAATAGGAGCAAGCTTCTTCGTTTGTTTGCTGACTTTAAGCCAGATAAAG AGGATGAACAGTTTGAGGCAGACAAAGCTCAAGTTGTTAGAGAAATTGCTGGTCTTGAACCTCGAGACTGA